In Luteitalea sp. TBR-22, one genomic interval encodes:
- a CDS encoding DUF4178 domain-containing protein codes for MQTTCESCRSVIVRHDVDIETIGEIADLPPDASPIQLGTQGSLDGQAFTVVGRIVYEYEQGRWNEWHLVYDNGTSGWLSDAQLEFAVSSVVTPDQPLPPLDRVTVGVDYTWNGRPLKVTTMTVAHYKGVEGELPFEYWGKDDVSFVDLRGHDATFGTIDYSDDAPLLFIGRLVAFEELNLRNLRTFDASDASKGLAGFNCANCGAAVELRALSHTLSVACTSCGAVIDARDRNVVALQDAAAREWIRPVIPLGSRGQWAGQPYDVIGFQQRSVTVDGTRYPWDEYVLFNPYHGFRYLTAYNGHWNDVTPVRELPAQAMTSRGIGQSQGGNTFKHFQRATARTDYVLGEFPWRAQAGESVETDDYVDPPFMLSAEGTAQERTWSRGVYTDPKQIWQAFQVPGDPPVPEGVFANQPNPYVEKSRALWRAFRWLAGLLLVLMLWRLISGGSEQVFSGGYTYVPGQPESSFVTPTFTLKSAGTVDVKILTSITNSWIGFDVALVNLDTGEAQNVDAEIGYYAGVEGGESWTEGSRSALMTLPRMPAGQYYLRVEPEGPAGVTVPYTISVRRDVPDPTPYLLGIVLLLIRPLWIWFRKNIFEHKRDQESDYASSGSDDDDDDDE; via the coding sequence GTGCAGACCACCTGCGAGAGCTGCCGCTCGGTCATCGTCCGCCACGACGTCGACATCGAGACGATTGGCGAGATCGCCGACCTGCCGCCGGACGCCTCGCCCATCCAGCTCGGCACCCAGGGCTCACTCGACGGGCAGGCCTTCACCGTCGTCGGCCGCATCGTCTACGAGTACGAGCAGGGCAGGTGGAACGAGTGGCACCTCGTGTACGACAACGGCACGAGCGGATGGCTGTCGGACGCCCAGCTCGAGTTCGCCGTGTCCAGCGTGGTGACGCCGGACCAGCCGCTCCCGCCGCTCGACCGTGTCACGGTCGGCGTCGATTACACGTGGAACGGCCGCCCCCTGAAGGTCACGACGATGACCGTCGCCCACTACAAGGGCGTCGAGGGCGAGCTGCCGTTCGAGTACTGGGGCAAGGACGACGTGTCGTTCGTGGACCTGCGGGGACACGACGCGACGTTCGGCACCATCGACTACAGCGACGACGCGCCGTTGCTGTTCATCGGTCGGCTGGTGGCCTTCGAGGAACTGAACCTCCGCAACCTGCGGACCTTCGACGCCAGCGACGCGTCGAAGGGGCTCGCCGGCTTCAACTGCGCCAACTGCGGCGCGGCGGTGGAGCTGCGCGCGCTGTCGCATACCCTCTCGGTCGCGTGCACCAGTTGCGGCGCGGTGATCGACGCCAGGGACCGCAACGTCGTGGCCCTGCAGGATGCGGCGGCGCGCGAGTGGATCCGGCCCGTGATCCCGCTCGGCAGCCGCGGGCAGTGGGCCGGCCAGCCCTACGACGTGATCGGCTTCCAGCAGCGGTCGGTCACCGTGGACGGCACGCGCTACCCGTGGGACGAGTACGTGCTGTTCAACCCGTACCACGGCTTCCGGTACCTCACGGCCTACAACGGCCACTGGAACGACGTCACCCCGGTGCGCGAGCTGCCCGCCCAGGCGATGACCTCGCGCGGCATCGGCCAGTCGCAGGGCGGCAACACGTTCAAGCACTTCCAGCGCGCGACGGCGCGCACCGACTACGTGCTCGGCGAGTTCCCGTGGCGCGCGCAGGCCGGCGAATCGGTCGAGACCGACGACTACGTCGATCCGCCCTTCATGCTCTCGGCCGAGGGGACGGCGCAGGAGCGCACGTGGTCGCGCGGCGTCTACACGGACCCGAAGCAGATCTGGCAGGCGTTCCAGGTGCCCGGGGATCCCCCCGTGCCCGAGGGCGTCTTCGCCAACCAGCCCAATCCGTACGTCGAGAAGTCGCGGGCGCTCTGGCGGGCCTTCCGCTGGCTCGCCGGCCTGCTGCTGGTGCTGATGCTGTGGCGGCTGATCAGCGGCGGCAGCGAGCAGGTGTTCTCGGGAGGCTACACGTACGTCCCGGGCCAGCCCGAGTCGTCGTTCGTCACGCCCACCTTCACGCTGAAGAGCGCCGGCACGGTGGACGTGAAGATCCTCACCAGCATCACGAACTCCTGGATCGGCTTCGACGTCGCGCTGGTCAACCTCGACACGGGCGAGGCTCAGAACGTCGACGCCGAGATCGGCTACTACGCCGGCGTCGAGGGCGGCGAGTCGTGGACCGAGGGCAGCAGGTCGGCGCTGATGACCCTGCCGCGCATGCCCGCCGGCCAGTACTACCTGCGCGTCGAGCCGGAAGGGCCGGCCGGGGTCACGGTGCCCTACACGATCAGCGTCCGTCGCGACGTGCCCGACCCGACCCCGTACCTGCTCGGGATCGTGCTGCTGTTGATCCGGCCCCTGTGGATCTGGTTCCGCAAGAACATCTTCGAGCACAAGCGCGACCAGGAGAGCGACTACGCCTCCTCGGGCTCCGACGACGACGATGACGATGACGAGTAG
- the speD gene encoding S-adenosylmethionine decarboxylase translates to MAVLPPDRDSSRAPAPDGAGHAPQLAHGGAEWIIDARGCDADVLRDGARLAALFDRLIADLRLTPVAPAVWHRFPGPGGLTGFVVLAESHLACHTFPEHGSICVNVFCCRARADFDAAAVMAEELGATDTLVRRVDRAYAPAGTVLA, encoded by the coding sequence ATGGCCGTCCTCCCCCCGGACCGCGACTCCTCCCGTGCCCCTGCGCCCGACGGCGCCGGCCACGCCCCCCAGCTTGCACATGGGGGCGCGGAGTGGATCATCGACGCCCGCGGCTGCGACGCCGACGTGCTGCGCGATGGCGCCCGTCTCGCCGCGCTGTTCGACCGCCTGATCGCCGACCTCCGCCTGACGCCGGTGGCGCCGGCGGTGTGGCACCGCTTCCCGGGTCCGGGCGGCCTCACGGGGTTCGTCGTCCTGGCCGAATCGCACCTGGCCTGTCACACGTTTCCGGAGCACGGCTCCATCTGCGTGAACGTGTTCTGCTGCCGCGCCCGCGCCGACTTCGATGCCGCGGCGGTGATGGCCGAGGAGCTCGGCGCCACCGACACGCTGGTGCGCCGGGTGGACCGCGCCTATGCGCCGGCCGGGACGGTCCTGGCATGA
- a CDS encoding ABC transporter permease has protein sequence MTGRADAFGALAVALEALGRYPLRTALNVLGVVLGVAAVIAMLSVGEGGARDALAQVEALGIDNLVVRPVGGLDAAGRVRRGLTVGDADRMAMLVPGVDAVSPLIARHGLATHGGRGTSAIVLGVTSAYARMRHGTLERGRFLAPSDEQSRAHACVLGATVAAALFGSADPVGARVRVLDDYYLVVGVLGDRAASQAAGTLAWRDVHASVLVPLATLTGRSREAAPLQEVQEIWLHLHDGAQAATAARVAEQALQSQPGPGTATIVVPRELLARRQRTQRTFAIVLGCVAAIGLLVGGIGIMNTMLTTVAERTPEIGLRRVAGARRRDVLLQFLVEAVVMTTGGGVIGVGLGVAASALITSRAGWPTHVSIPAVLMGLGVALLVGIVFGLYPALRAAALQPVDAVRYE, from the coding sequence ATGACGGGACGCGCTGACGCCTTCGGCGCGTTGGCCGTGGCGCTGGAGGCGCTGGGACGCTATCCCCTGCGCACCGCGCTCAACGTGCTGGGCGTGGTCCTGGGCGTGGCCGCGGTCATCGCCATGCTGTCGGTGGGCGAGGGCGGGGCTCGTGACGCGCTGGCGCAGGTCGAGGCGCTCGGGATCGACAACCTCGTCGTCCGGCCGGTGGGCGGCCTCGACGCGGCTGGGCGTGTCCGGCGTGGGCTGACGGTTGGCGACGCGGACAGGATGGCGATGCTGGTGCCGGGCGTCGACGCGGTGTCGCCGCTGATCGCCCGACACGGGCTCGCGACCCACGGGGGGCGCGGCACCTCGGCCATCGTGCTCGGGGTGACGTCGGCGTATGCACGCATGCGCCACGGGACGCTGGAGCGCGGACGGTTCCTCGCCCCGAGCGACGAGCAGTCGCGCGCCCACGCGTGCGTGCTCGGCGCCACGGTCGCTGCGGCGCTGTTCGGCTCGGCCGACCCGGTCGGCGCACGGGTCAGGGTGCTCGACGACTACTACCTGGTGGTCGGCGTGCTGGGCGATCGGGCGGCCAGCCAGGCAGCGGGCACGCTGGCCTGGCGCGACGTCCACGCGTCGGTGCTGGTGCCGCTCGCGACGCTGACCGGGCGTTCCCGGGAGGCGGCGCCGCTGCAGGAGGTCCAGGAAATCTGGCTGCACCTGCACGACGGTGCACAGGCCGCGACGGCGGCGCGGGTGGCCGAGCAGGCGCTCCAGTCCCAGCCCGGCCCGGGCACGGCGACCATCGTCGTCCCTCGCGAGTTGCTGGCACGGCGACAGCGGACGCAGCGCACGTTCGCGATCGTACTCGGGTGCGTGGCGGCGATCGGCTTGCTCGTCGGCGGAATCGGCATCATGAACACCATGCTCACGACGGTGGCGGAGCGCACGCCCGAGATCGGCCTGCGCCGTGTGGCGGGCGCCCGCCGCCGCGACGTGCTGCTGCAGTTCCTCGTCGAAGCCGTGGTCATGACGACGGGCGGCGGCGTGATTGGCGTGGGGCTGGGCGTGGCCGCCTCGGCCCTGATCACCAGCCGGGCCGGGTGGCCGACGCACGTCTCCATCCCGGCCGTGCTGATGGGCCTCGGCGTGGCGCTTCTTGTCGGCATCGTGTTCGGCCTCTACCCGGCCCTGCGCGCGGCGGCCCTGCAGCCGGTGGACGCCGTCCGGTACGAGTGA
- a CDS encoding MFS transporter yields the protein MSLETGQSRLKVTLSTFMFLQYFIWGCWYASMGTYLAHTLGFDGGQVGLAYGAFAIGAMISPFFVGLVADRYFATERILAVLGLAGGVVLCLLPRMRTFATFYPALILYCAIFVPTLALGNSLSMHHLADAARDFPRVKVFSAVGWFVAGVVLSLLAAEQRALQFYLAGASSIAFGLFALTLPHTPPKKTGADVSLGEVLGLDALALLGKPAFAIFIACMFLICIPLYFYFVMLSIYLTDLQWQGIAAKMTLAQVSDVVFLFLLPVFLKTLGYKRTIVVGILAWVARYFALSASVHAPAAQTLLVFLAIGVHGVCYDFLFIAGQLYVDEEANARIRGAAQGLIAFILWGAGAFVGTLLAGRVLAAHALPGVGGSHGGYDWAAIWRLPAWGAVAVLVLFLLFFRDPARKAA from the coding sequence GTGTCGTTGGAGACGGGCCAGTCAAGGCTGAAGGTGACGCTGTCGACGTTCATGTTCCTGCAGTACTTCATCTGGGGGTGCTGGTACGCCAGCATGGGGACCTACCTCGCGCACACGCTCGGCTTCGACGGCGGGCAGGTGGGCCTGGCGTACGGCGCGTTCGCCATCGGCGCGATGATCTCGCCGTTCTTCGTCGGCCTGGTGGCCGACCGGTACTTCGCCACCGAGCGGATCCTGGCGGTGCTCGGGTTGGCCGGCGGGGTGGTGCTCTGCCTGCTGCCGCGGATGCGCACGTTTGCCACCTTCTACCCGGCGCTGATCCTGTACTGCGCCATCTTCGTGCCGACGCTGGCGCTCGGCAACTCGCTCTCGATGCACCACCTGGCCGACGCGGCCCGCGACTTCCCGCGCGTCAAGGTCTTCTCGGCGGTGGGGTGGTTCGTCGCCGGCGTCGTGCTCAGCCTGCTGGCCGCCGAGCAGCGCGCGCTGCAGTTCTACCTGGCCGGCGCGAGTTCGATCGCCTTCGGGCTCTTCGCCCTCACGCTGCCGCACACGCCGCCGAAGAAGACGGGCGCCGACGTGTCGCTCGGCGAGGTGCTGGGGCTGGATGCCCTGGCGCTGCTCGGCAAGCCGGCCTTCGCGATCTTCATCGCCTGCATGTTCCTGATCTGCATCCCGCTCTACTTCTACTTCGTGATGCTCAGCATCTACCTCACGGACCTGCAGTGGCAGGGCATCGCCGCCAAGATGACGCTGGCGCAGGTGTCCGACGTGGTGTTCCTGTTCCTGCTGCCGGTGTTCCTGAAGACGCTGGGGTACAAGCGGACGATCGTCGTCGGCATCCTCGCGTGGGTGGCACGGTACTTCGCCCTGTCGGCGAGCGTGCACGCGCCGGCGGCCCAGACGCTGCTCGTGTTCCTCGCGATCGGCGTGCACGGGGTGTGCTACGACTTCCTGTTCATCGCCGGGCAGTTGTACGTCGACGAGGAAGCCAACGCGCGGATCCGCGGCGCGGCGCAGGGGTTGATCGCCTTCATCCTGTGGGGCGCGGGGGCGTTCGTCGGCACCCTGCTGGCCGGCCGGGTGCTGGCCGCGCATGCGCTCCCTGGCGTCGGCGGCAGCCACGGCGGGTACGACTGGGCGGCGATCTGGCGCCTGCCCGCATGGGGCGCCGTCGCGGTGCTCGTGCTGTTCCTGCTCTTCTTCCGCGATCCGGCGCGAAAGGCAGCATGA
- a CDS encoding TolC family protein, protein MATVGRGSTLVRAIVIAGGLVMATGTLTGVAAAQGSPTLTLEQAIDEALVRNDRLVNQRDVAEQAALSLRLARSGFRPRITPQVYGSLLRSDFSSQTYRVDVSQKLETGTELRLRMGTQSSLIPSDPQGLGNDVLFYNADTTVSVSQPLLRGFGRSVARRAITWAELQGADAARQQRLLEQQVAVEVATAYYTIVAQRAMVDAATQSLARARTLAEASAAKLQAGLVSQLDVLRAQQLVAQADLQVLDARAAVDDARERLALLMGRSDATGIDVTPIIPPPAAEPVDQDAATAIALANRADLQMRRAASADAGERVRFARNQLLPQVDVNMSLTRQTTSPTLAGSFGLDGYRFVTFFAIGMPVDRTADQVEHALARLDEERRIREVALLERQIADDVRRAIRERERLARVVTSTETSVELSRKELEVAQLRFRTGLSNNLDVITAEGGLLLAESRRIQALADAAVGQLRLQALLGVLDNRADGRAGVTPVATGLARCAAPLCGGR, encoded by the coding sequence ATGGCCACCGTCGGCAGGGGCTCGACTCTCGTCCGCGCGATCGTCATCGCGGGCGGCCTGGTCATGGCGACGGGCACGCTGACCGGCGTGGCCGCCGCGCAGGGGTCGCCGACGCTCACGCTCGAGCAGGCCATCGACGAGGCCCTGGTGCGCAACGACCGCCTGGTGAACCAGCGCGACGTCGCCGAGCAGGCGGCGCTGTCGCTCCGCCTTGCCCGCAGCGGCTTCCGCCCGCGCATCACGCCGCAGGTCTACGGGTCGCTCCTGCGCAGCGACTTCAGCAGCCAGACCTATCGCGTCGACGTGTCGCAGAAGCTGGAAACCGGCACTGAGTTGCGGCTGCGCATGGGCACGCAGTCGTCGCTCATTCCCTCCGACCCGCAGGGCCTCGGCAACGACGTCCTCTTCTACAACGCCGACACGACCGTGAGCGTGAGCCAGCCCTTGCTGCGTGGCTTCGGGCGCAGCGTGGCGCGGCGTGCCATCACCTGGGCCGAGCTGCAGGGCGCCGACGCGGCCAGGCAGCAGCGTCTGCTCGAGCAGCAGGTCGCCGTGGAGGTCGCCACGGCGTACTACACGATCGTCGCGCAGCGCGCCATGGTCGACGCCGCGACGCAGAGCCTGGCGCGCGCCCGCACGCTGGCCGAGGCCTCCGCCGCCAAGCTGCAGGCCGGGCTGGTGTCACAACTCGACGTGCTGCGGGCCCAGCAACTGGTCGCGCAGGCCGACCTGCAGGTGCTCGACGCCAGGGCAGCCGTCGACGACGCGCGCGAGCGGCTGGCGCTGCTGATGGGTCGCTCCGATGCGACGGGCATCGACGTCACCCCGATCATCCCGCCTCCCGCCGCCGAACCCGTGGATCAGGACGCGGCCACTGCGATCGCCCTCGCCAACCGCGCCGACCTGCAGATGCGCCGCGCCGCGAGCGCCGACGCCGGCGAACGCGTGCGCTTTGCGCGCAACCAGCTGCTGCCCCAGGTCGACGTCAACATGTCGCTGACGCGCCAGACCACGTCGCCGACCCTGGCCGGCAGCTTCGGCCTCGACGGATATCGCTTCGTCACGTTCTTCGCGATCGGCATGCCGGTCGATCGCACCGCCGACCAGGTGGAGCACGCGCTGGCGCGCCTCGATGAGGAGAGGCGGATCCGTGAGGTCGCGCTCCTCGAGCGCCAGATCGCCGACGACGTGCGTCGCGCCATCCGTGAGCGCGAGCGCCTCGCGCGCGTCGTCACCTCCACCGAGACGAGTGTCGAGTTGAGCCGCAAGGAACTCGAGGTGGCGCAGCTGCGGTTTCGCACCGGCCTGTCCAACAACCTCGACGTGATCACGGCCGAGGGCGGCCTCCTCCTGGCCGAGAGCCGACGCATCCAGGCGCTCGCAGACGCCGCGGTCGGGCAACTCCGCCTGCAGGCCCTGCTTGGCGTCCTCGATAACCGCGCCGACGGCCGCGCCGGGGTCACGCCGGTGGCCACCGGACTCGCGCGCTGCGCTGCCCCACTGTGCGGGGGCCGATGA
- a CDS encoding efflux RND transporter periplasmic adaptor subunit → MPSSVATLAVAIMATATAACGTGTAASDALVATVSRADVVATLTTSGTLRPRQALTYRSPVPGRELEIRELAAEGSRVEAGALLIRFGTTDLEADLERARQEARQAELDAQVADGELADARAAVTGVVEGEGALAVEEARSALQGAERRVARLREEFAQLRPLLERGFITREELARTGDQLEQAEQELALATRRAGVVKDVTHPRERQRASLQLSQAAARQAQLRAKATEAQVRVTQLATLVEACAVRAQGPGLVVLEEFLGANPRRKVRVGDRVTPSQGVVTIPEVARMQVETSIAEADLHRVTPGQRVAVRVEAYPDVLLQGTVARVGTLASTAISRPFEEKRFDVVVVLDAAAGVDLRPEMTARVDITVSTRAGALVVPVTAVFRRPTGLVAYVVDGRDVRPQAVTLGASDTRVVEITSGLVEGQRVSLVDPDGAAERARTNDGTR, encoded by the coding sequence ATGCCGTCGAGCGTCGCGACGCTGGCCGTCGCGATCATGGCCACGGCCACCGCGGCGTGCGGCACGGGGACCGCGGCCTCAGACGCGCTGGTCGCCACGGTGAGCCGCGCCGACGTCGTCGCCACGCTGACGACGAGCGGCACGCTTCGACCGCGGCAGGCCCTCACCTATCGCTCGCCGGTGCCCGGGCGTGAGCTGGAGATCAGGGAACTGGCAGCTGAAGGCAGCCGCGTCGAGGCCGGCGCCCTGCTGATTCGGTTCGGGACGACGGACCTGGAGGCCGACCTGGAACGGGCGCGGCAGGAAGCACGGCAAGCCGAGCTCGATGCCCAGGTCGCCGACGGCGAGCTGGCCGACGCACGCGCCGCCGTGACGGGCGTCGTCGAGGGCGAAGGTGCCCTGGCGGTGGAGGAGGCCCGCAGCGCCCTGCAGGGCGCCGAGCGGCGGGTGGCGCGCCTGCGCGAGGAGTTCGCTCAACTCAGGCCGCTGCTCGAGCGGGGCTTCATCACGCGCGAGGAACTCGCAAGGACGGGCGACCAGCTGGAACAGGCCGAGCAGGAACTCGCGTTGGCCACCAGGCGTGCCGGCGTGGTGAAGGACGTCACGCATCCGCGCGAACGCCAGCGGGCGTCGCTGCAGCTGTCGCAGGCGGCGGCGCGGCAGGCACAGCTGCGGGCGAAGGCCACCGAGGCGCAGGTCCGGGTGACGCAACTGGCCACGCTCGTCGAGGCTTGCGCGGTGCGTGCGCAGGGCCCGGGCCTGGTGGTGCTCGAGGAGTTCCTCGGCGCCAACCCGCGGCGCAAGGTGCGCGTCGGCGATCGGGTGACCCCGAGCCAGGGCGTCGTGACGATTCCCGAGGTCGCGCGCATGCAGGTGGAGACCTCGATTGCCGAGGCCGACCTGCATCGCGTGACGCCGGGGCAGCGCGTCGCGGTGCGCGTCGAGGCGTATCCCGACGTGCTGCTGCAGGGCACGGTGGCCCGGGTCGGTACGCTGGCCAGCACGGCGATCTCGCGGCCGTTCGAGGAGAAGCGCTTCGACGTGGTGGTGGTCCTCGATGCGGCGGCGGGCGTGGACCTGCGCCCCGAGATGACGGCGCGCGTGGACATCACCGTGAGCACGCGTGCGGGCGCGCTCGTGGTGCCGGTGACGGCCGTGTTCCGGCGACCCACCGGCCTGGTGGCGTACGTCGTCGATGGCCGTGACGTCAGGCCGCAGGCGGTGACACTCGGCGCATCGGACACCCGCGTCGTCGAGATCACCTCCGGCCTGGTGGAAGGCCAGCGCGTCTCGCTCGTCGATCCCGACGGAGCCGCCGAGCGGGCGAGGACGAATGACGGGACGCGCTGA
- a CDS encoding FdhF/YdeP family oxidoreductase has translation MPLFGLTRQKPRHFRDMFRIAWENRDELPFAWRILRHGVCDGCALGTSGLRDWTLKGTHLCMVRLELLRLNTAPALDPAVLRDVSALTSASSADLRSLGRLPEPLLRRAGEPGFRVVSWDEALDRIAAEMRGIDPHRAAFFMTSRGITNETYYAAQKAARVLGTAHVDNAARLCHAASTIAMKAALGHGASTCSYTDWIGADLIVFFGSNAANNQPVTTKYLHYAKARGAQVAVVNTYREPGLDRYWVPSIPSSAVFGTRIADHWFDVHTGGDLAFLVGVLRALVEMGGVDEAFVREHTTGFDEARSRALAADWDTLARESGSTAERMRDFARLLMDRPNAVLIWSMGLTQHAHGVQTVAALLNVGLARGLPGRPNRGLVPIRGHSGVQGGAEMGCVPTVEAATRARWQQVWGVQVPDTPGWTTAEMIEHAADGDVDLFWIVGGNFLETLPDQARTRAALRRPRLRVHQDIVLSSGMLADGEGDVLILPATTRYESPGGGTETSTERRVIFSPEIEGRRIGSARPEWQVIGEAVARAFPDRAPHVRFASAAAIREEIARAIPLYAGIEHLARQGDQFQWGGPTLYADGRFATADGKARFAPVDVARPAHAAVMEIEGLPDTSRAFRVSTRRGKQFNSMIQREVDPLTGASRDEILISEDDLARLGLRDGDAVRLRARAGSYQGRLKAAAILPGNLEVHWPEGNVLLSSSAIDHASMEPDYNAVVVLEPGDAST, from the coding sequence ATGCCCCTGTTCGGCCTCACGCGGCAGAAGCCGCGCCACTTCCGCGACATGTTCCGCATCGCGTGGGAGAACCGCGACGAGTTGCCCTTCGCCTGGCGCATCCTGCGCCACGGGGTGTGCGACGGCTGCGCGCTCGGCACGTCGGGCCTGAGGGACTGGACGCTGAAGGGCACGCACCTGTGCATGGTGCGGCTCGAGCTGCTGCGACTGAACACGGCTCCAGCGCTCGACCCGGCCGTGCTGCGCGACGTGTCGGCGCTGACATCGGCCTCGTCGGCCGACCTGCGATCGCTCGGACGCCTGCCCGAACCCCTGCTCCGCCGCGCCGGCGAGCCGGGCTTCCGTGTCGTGTCGTGGGACGAGGCGCTCGACCGGATTGCGGCGGAGATGCGCGGCATCGATCCGCACCGCGCGGCGTTCTTCATGACCTCGCGCGGCATCACCAACGAGACGTACTACGCAGCGCAGAAGGCGGCGCGCGTGCTCGGCACCGCGCACGTCGACAACGCGGCGCGCCTCTGCCATGCGGCGTCGACCATCGCGATGAAGGCGGCCCTCGGCCACGGCGCGTCCACCTGCAGCTACACCGACTGGATCGGCGCCGACCTCATCGTGTTCTTCGGCTCCAACGCCGCCAACAACCAGCCGGTCACGACCAAGTACCTCCACTACGCCAAGGCACGCGGCGCGCAGGTGGCCGTGGTCAACACGTACCGCGAGCCCGGCCTCGATCGGTACTGGGTGCCGTCCATCCCCTCGTCGGCGGTCTTCGGCACGCGCATCGCCGATCACTGGTTCGACGTCCACACCGGCGGGGATCTCGCCTTCCTCGTCGGCGTCCTGCGCGCGCTGGTCGAGATGGGCGGCGTCGACGAGGCCTTCGTCCGCGAGCACACCACCGGCTTCGACGAGGCGCGCAGCCGTGCCCTGGCAGCCGACTGGGACACCCTGGCCCGCGAGAGCGGGAGCACGGCCGAGCGCATGCGCGACTTCGCGCGCCTGCTGATGGACCGTCCTAACGCGGTGCTCATCTGGTCGATGGGCCTGACGCAGCACGCGCATGGCGTGCAGACGGTGGCGGCACTGCTCAACGTGGGTCTCGCGCGGGGCCTGCCCGGGCGGCCCAACCGTGGCCTCGTGCCGATCCGCGGCCACTCGGGCGTGCAGGGCGGCGCCGAGATGGGCTGCGTGCCGACCGTCGAGGCCGCGACGCGCGCGCGATGGCAGCAGGTGTGGGGAGTTCAGGTGCCCGACACGCCTGGCTGGACCACGGCAGAGATGATCGAGCACGCGGCCGACGGTGACGTCGACCTGTTCTGGATCGTCGGCGGCAACTTCCTCGAGACGCTGCCCGACCAGGCGCGCACGCGCGCCGCCTTGCGTCGGCCGCGGCTGCGCGTGCACCAGGACATCGTGCTGTCGTCGGGCATGCTCGCTGACGGCGAAGGCGACGTGCTGATCCTGCCGGCGACCACCCGGTACGAGTCACCGGGTGGCGGCACCGAGACCTCCACCGAGCGCCGCGTCATCTTCTCGCCGGAGATCGAGGGGCGGCGCATCGGATCGGCGCGGCCCGAGTGGCAGGTCATCGGCGAGGCCGTGGCACGCGCGTTCCCGGACCGGGCGCCGCACGTGCGGTTCGCGAGCGCGGCGGCCATCCGCGAGGAGATCGCCCGCGCGATTCCCCTCTACGCCGGGATCGAACACCTCGCGCGCCAGGGCGACCAGTTCCAGTGGGGCGGGCCGACGCTATATGCCGACGGCCGCTTCGCCACCGCCGACGGAAAGGCGCGGTTCGCGCCGGTCGACGTCGCGCGTCCGGCCCACGCCGCCGTCATGGAGATCGAGGGACTGCCCGACACGTCGCGGGCCTTCCGTGTCTCGACGCGGCGCGGCAAGCAGTTCAACTCGATGATCCAGCGCGAGGTGGACCCGCTGACCGGCGCGAGCCGCGACGAGATCCTGATCAGCGAGGACGACCTGGCCCGGCTCGGGCTGCGCGACGGCGACGCGGTGCGCCTGCGCGCGAGGGCCGGGAGTTATCAGGGGCGGCTCAAGGCGGCGGCCATCCTGCCCGGCAACCTCGAGGTGCACTGGCCCGAGGGCAACGTGCTGCTGTCCTCGTCGGCCATCGACCACGCGTCGATGGAGCCTGACTACAACGCCGTCGTCGTCCTGGAGCCGGGGGATGCGTCGACCTGA
- the fdhD gene encoding formate dehydrogenase accessory sulfurtransferase FdhD: protein MPAPWRTIELIRVHDGGRREDTDRAATEAPLAIRVQGEPFVITMRTPGDDASLAAGFLLSEQVVKHADEIAGIEVDPGGDTVDVRLAGDAPARLAARAAERRQVTATSACGVCGRPTLDALRTDAAPLTDGWTVPASLVASLPDRLRAAQAVFDHTGGLHAAGLFALDGTLVHSAEDVGRHNAVDKVVGRQVLAGAVPLGTHILCVSGRASFELVQKAVLAGIPVLVAVSAPSTLAIDLAEERGLTLAGFTRGDGFNLYTHPHRIA, encoded by the coding sequence GTGCCGGCTCCGTGGCGAACCATCGAACTGATCCGCGTCCACGACGGTGGGCGCCGCGAGGACACCGACCGAGCCGCCACCGAGGCGCCGCTCGCGATCCGGGTGCAGGGCGAACCGTTCGTGATCACGATGCGGACGCCCGGCGACGACGCGTCGCTGGCCGCGGGCTTCCTGCTGTCGGAGCAGGTCGTGAAGCACGCCGACGAAATCGCAGGCATCGAGGTCGACCCCGGCGGTGACACCGTGGACGTCCGGCTCGCCGGCGACGCGCCGGCGCGGCTCGCGGCCCGCGCGGCGGAGCGACGGCAGGTCACCGCGACCTCGGCGTGCGGCGTGTGCGGGCGGCCGACGCTCGACGCGCTGCGTACCGACGCGGCGCCGCTCACCGACGGGTGGACCGTGCCAGCCTCGCTGGTGGCGAGCCTGCCCGATCGTCTCCGGGCCGCGCAGGCGGTCTTCGATCACACCGGCGGGCTGCACGCGGCGGGACTGTTTGCGCTCGACGGCACCCTGGTGCACTCGGCCGAGGACGTCGGCCGCCACAACGCCGTCGACAAGGTGGTGGGTCGGCAGGTCCTGGCCGGCGCCGTGCCGCTCGGCACCCACATCCTCTGCGTGAGCGGCCGCGCGTCGTTCGAGCTCGTGCAGAAGGCCGTGCTCGCCGGCATCCCGGTGCTCGTGGCCGTGTCGGCGCCCTCCACGCTTGCGATCGACCTGGCCGAGGAGCGCGGGCTCACGCTCGCGGGGTTCACGCGCGGCGACGGCTTCAACCTCTACACGCACCCGCACCGGATCGCCTGA